From Nyctibius grandis isolate bNycGra1 chromosome 18, bNycGra1.pri, whole genome shotgun sequence:
CAGAGGCTTGGGAGCCAGAGGAACTTGGGTTGGATTGTTTTGCTTACACCAGTATAGCTCTGTGGGAGTTCATCTGTGTTACACTGCCATAAGGGAGACCAGAACTGGGCTACTACGTCATGAGTTTCAACTCCCTATAAGCCTTGGGCAAGCCACTTTacctctctgcctcagtttccccatctgtaaaatgggaataataatACTTACCTACCTCACAGGGGTGTTGTGAGGACTCACAAActtttgtaaagcactttgaaTATGAGAAGCGCTATGTAAGTGCTGAGTGTTGATATGaagtattattattaattaaatcTTGTGATACATAGAATTCCTTGTGCCAAAGGTGAGCAACTGTAGAAGGATACAAGGAGAAAACTGGTAAAACATTCCTTcataatggcaaaacaaaggcaatttgccctttttttctctttataaataCTCGCTCATGGTGTGTTCTGTCCATTCCTTGTCTGACACCAGTTTCTACTGGCAAGTACGCGTAGCCTCATCTCTAGGTTTGGCCTTTTAACTGCCTGTGAGTGAAATTCACGCCCCATGGTGCAGTCTCGCACCTTGCCAAGGCTGTGGCTTTGTGTGGGTTCTTTGCACAGAGCTGGGTTTCACCCGCGGCGTTGGGTTAGATCTAAGTTAAaaggccaagaaaaaaaaaatttgagaaatTAGGAActtctgagcagaaaaaaaatgagcagggTTGTGGGTAGCACTGGTGAAACATCTGAATTGGCGGCACAACTGTGTACAAAGTTAAGCAGATGTTGAAATGCAGGACTGAGGAGGGACCTAACTTATCTTTCtgctctgtaaaaggctttggAGAGAATTGCTTAAGATGCAAGGCCTTGAAGAAGGGCCAGTCTGGGTAGTTGCTCCCTGCAAATACAACCTGGCTGACCTGCAGCCCTggaagtctgttttttttcccccaagaacATTTGCAACACTTGCAAATCTATAAAATAACCTTGAAATGATATCcagtatatttttccatttcaaatgtgtttttagGGGATAATTCCTGCTGCCCATTAACTTCCCACGTGAAGTGCGGCCTGTGGAGGGGTTTGGCACGGATTGTTTGGCCTCTCTGCCTCGTGTGACCTGGTGGCACCTTGAGCCATCTTCCCGGGATGAGATGGGACTGGCAGCATGACTCTGAGGCgtttaaaaaccccaaacaggaGGGTGAACTGTGTAATTTATCCGTAGGTTTCTAATTGtgaactgtaaaataaagaataaaaagagaggCACACTGTGGTTCTTTTGTTGTGTATGTTGTAGTTTTTGTATTAAAACCTAACATCCTTTTTACTGTTCACAGCTAAACCTTTCTTTTGTGAAGAGTTCAAACAAACGCGTGGTTTTCGTTCTTCATGAGAAAAACCATAAGTGCTTTCTCGAGCAGAATAGCATCCAGTTGTCTCACGGATAAGCTGTGGAGGTTGGACTCGCCCATCCTTGTTCAAATGAAGCTGCACTCTGCAGGGGTTCGCTGAAATCCCCAGGTAGGCTGCTGGGCACGGCTGGGTTTGACTAAACTATGCAAGGGATGAGCTGCTGTTGCTACTCGGACTTGGATATTGAATTCTTTCAGTCTCTCGTGCTTGCCTCAAAGCAAGACAGATTATCCTCATCGTTGACTGAAGGTGTTTTTATTCCCCAGTCCCCTTTCAGCTTGTCCAAGCGCAGAGGCACACTCCTGAGCTCAGGTTTGCTGTCACTGAAATAGAAGGTTTTTGCAAATAACTAATGACTAGCTGAGTTGGCTGCTGTTGCTGGATTTGAGGCAGATATTTTGGATACCTTGTAAGTAGGTAGAGAGCATTTGTAGAATTAAacccatgtttttttcttattctcgtgcttttttttttgttgtatatAGTATATATCATCAGTTATGTTAACATGTTTGCTGGAGGTACAGCAGTTTTACCTGGTAGATTATGTGATCTCGGGGGACTAGTCTCAGCTCTTatttttttggaggggaggaACCATGAACAAAGTTAGCTGTGGTAAGCAGCAGGAGAAATACGATTTCACTTGAGATCTCTGAAGCTgcaaaaaacaatttcattatatttttgaGGCCTGATATAACTTGTGAATGCTTCAGACTAGCAGTATAGAGAAGGACTGAAACACTTTTGGTTCTCTGTGcaaaactcttttaaaataatgtcgTGGTGGTTTGTCCCCCATGGCCCACGCAGGCGTGTTTGCCTGAGGGGTAAACCCTTGGAAGCCCTAAACCTAGTGCTGTGAATGACCTGATTCCCTGTTTGCCTGCCCCTTGTCTACccatttatgaaattaaaagataGATATAATTAGAAGAGCAGCATTTTGGTGTAAAGTTAGAGGTTTGGAGCGAGTCAGGCCCCCTGGCAGCACGCGGGGCGATGCTCTCAGAGCCCTTTCTGCCTGTGTTGAGAGAAGCACGTTGCAATCACCGTCCCTAGGTGGCAAATACGCCGGGCTGTCACCTTTGGAACGAGCAGTTCCAGCCGATCAGATGCTGTTTGGACAGTTTCCATTGTCCGGGCGTTTTACAGCCCGCCTGAGCACACACGGCCTTTGGGAGCGAGCTCAGAGAGAaatcccccctccctggggtAACTGCTGTTCAAACACTCATTTGTTTAATATCAGAAATCTCTGGGCTAGGCCAGGGCCAGGACCTCCCAAAGCACCAGCGCTTCTGCTGCTGGACCTGGCTGGTGCCGGTTGTTTGGGCTGGGGTCTGTGGGATGCAGCCCCTCACCCCAGTCTTTGTGAGGTGCCCTAATGAAGTggttaaaagctgtttttctggtTAATTAAGGTCCTGGCAGTGgaggcctggggagggggggtcggggcagcaccagccctgcccctAAGGGGGTGACCCGGCTCGGCCCAGGGCGCGGGGGCAAAgctgccctcctccctctgggagcagaggctgggctCTCCTTCCCGAGCAGGGCCCGgtgcggggcggtgcggggcggtCAAGGgctgcccgctcccccccgGCGCGACCGTTGTCAGGGGCGGGAGCgaggcggggcccggcccggctgtgccccctcccaccGCCAGGCGGCGCTGCCGCGCGGGGCGCGACACTCCACCCCCACGTCTCGGTGGTGCGGCCGCCTGCCCGCCCGGAAGCGGCGCGGCGCACGCGGGCGGCGGGAtcggggaggcggcggggcccACGCGTGTCCGCGGCGCCCGCCGTGAGCGGTAGCGCCCCCTGCTGTGCCGGGGCGCCCCGCGCGTgcccgcgcccccgccgccggcccggtGGTGCGGCCGGGCTGTCTGTGGAGCTGAGCTCGGTGTTTGCCAGCCGCGGTCGTGCCCCGTGGGGTGGTGCGGGACCGACCGCCTCGCGTGGGCCGGCCGCCGGTGCCTGCGCTGCCCCTCCCTTCGTGGAAAGGCCTTTGGGGCGCCAATGGAGCGAGCGCTCAAGTCCGCCGTCCGTCGGGCCGTGGGGCTGTCAGCCGGTAACGGCGGCCGGTGGTGGCGGGGGGTGAGGTACCGCTGCGCCCgggagccccggcccccgccggccGCAGGCCGGGATGAGGACAGGCCACCCCGAGGTGGGGATGGCGGCGGTCAGCTGCCCCCCCCGGCCCTCCCGGAGGTTTCTCGGGTGGTGACCGACCCCTGGGCCTCCCCCGGGGGCCTGGCCCCGCAGAGCCAGCCGCGGCCGTGGCACAAGTCGTACGAGAGAGGGGCCAGACGGGCTGCACCGGCCACCCGGGAGCCGTGGAGCCTGCGAGAGGGTGACGTCTCCAAGGCGAGGCAGCGGCTGGAACGAAGGCCTCTGTCCATGGAGAGGACTAAAGGCTCGGAGATCTTGTTTGGGATCGCACCGTGTTCCCTGGCCCTCTCGCAGTCGAGAAGGGACCTGTTCAGGTTGTTCCTCAAGCAGAGCAGCGGCCCTCGGCGGCTGGTGATGAGCGAGTTTGTCCTTCAGGCCACGGCCCGGGGAGTCCCTGTGCACCACGTCAAAAGGAGAGAGCTGGATGCGCTTTGCAGAGGGCAGGTCCACCAGGGAGTGTGCTTGGAGGCCACTCCGCTCCGTTTCAAGAGTTTGGAGGAAGCTGAAAAGCCCGATTTGAGGGATGAAGGGAATCCGAACCGACAGCTGATTTGGCTGGTGTTGGAGCAGATCCAGGATCCCATGAACCTGGGGGCACTGCTGCGCTCTGCGTACTTCTTGGGGGTGGACAGAGTGGTGACCAGCCAGAGGAACAGGTATGGGGCTGGTtgtctgctcctgcaccttctctttttcttttcctgctggctCCCAAAGAGGTTTCTAGCCTGCATTGCTCGACAGCTTCTTTAGAAGGCTTTCTAGGACTGAGCTTTGCATTCCAGGCTGGTAAGGGACCTCCCTGGgtactttttgttttaaccCATTTTGTGTTTCAGTTGTCTATCTGTGCACAAAACTGCTATAACCTATTTCCTGGGTTAATTTCTGAGCCCTATTCTCTGTAGGAAAATACAACTGTATAGTGAGCGAGATCTTTAGTGAACTAGTTGGAACTGGGTTGCAGAGgcaagagaaggaaatacagaaacaaaaattctcCTGGGTTTCCTATTTTGCTCTCATATgacacttttcctttctttttttccttgcagctgCCCCTTGACTCCAACAGTGAGCAAAGCTAGTTCTGGAGCTATGGAGGTCTTCGATGTGTACAGCACAGATGATCTCAGGAGCTTTTTGAAGGTAAAATGATccatattcttttttcctttactttcaAGAAACCTCAGTTATTGCATGCATTGAACAGAGAGGAGGTACAGGAAAAGGACCGAGTTGTTTGCGGTGTCCTGTGCCCCTGCTCTGCACTCCTGTTTGCTGCCGGTGGTCTGTGCTGTCGGACCACCTCTGACGGGCACGCACCCCCAGTCCTGTCCCATCGGGTGCGGTAAGCGGTCTGTATTGTGGGTGTTTTTCTGGGAGATGGCGATAGCAGGGTACCGCTGCGTCTGTCTCCTGTGCTCAGACTGCGAGCTCGGTAAGACGGGGTctgtctccctttctctccGTGGGGACCGGAGCTagcgctgctgcctgcagcagggcttgCCCAGCACATGGCAGAGGCAGCATCCTGGGGCCCAGGCACACGATGGCAGCATTGGGCAGCCTTTggagcaggggagagaggagaaaccAGGGCTGGCGTGAGCTGCTGGGAATCTTTTTACGCTGTACCTGTGCGGTGAGGTGAGATAGGGCCCTTTGCAGAACGTgctggaagagaaagggaatgcACGTGGGAAAGAAATgatttaaactgaaacaaaccCGAGGAAGTTGCTTTGAATTGGCGGAGTGTGTCCATCCCCTGTGATAGCACCATGTGACTGTTCTGACTCCTCTGGAGGTCCCCTGtgccctggctgggctggggaccGGCTGAATGCTGTGTGCTCGTGGGCTCTCATCTGCCCTCCCCTGTTCGTGTGGGATCCCCCAGTCCTGGGGGAGCGGAGTGGGGTTGGAGGGTTCAGCACGAGGTGGGAGGGCAGAGGCTGCAGACCCTCAGGGGAACGGAGGCATCTGGTCCCTGCTCCTGGGGTCACTGCATGCCTGTGTCCCTTTGAGGAAGAGCTCATCGTGGTCTGGGGTGAAGGTGAGGAGACAAAGCAGAGGTGAACGTGGACTCTTCCCGCTTGGTGCTAGGAAACCCTTGTCCAGCTGTACAATAGGTCTGTGGTAGCTGGAGCTCTGGATGATGGTGAAATGAAAGACACATAAAATACATTGATATTTAATTGAAACAGCTGGAAGAATCACTTTGTTGCTGTAAAGCTTGAATTATTAACATTTTGAGCCATTGCAGCAGTTCATTTAATTGGACCCAGATTCACTGGCCTAACCCTTGGCACTGCCTGGCTGGTGTAAATTTGATATAACATAATGTAAAAAGTGCCAGTTTCACAGGAAATGAAGCTGGCAAGAAGCAGCGGCTCTTTAAttgttaaaatgtatttctaagaCAAATAATTAAGGCTCTTCTTACTAGGGAGCGGGAGGGAAGGCTGGCTCTTTGGTTATGTGAGGCACTGAGTGTTGAGTGCCCTGCCTTTTGTATGAGCTGATTTTTGGCATCTGAGTTTGGAAATGTGCACTTGTGTTTGAAAACGTTCCTGTGCGCTTCTGACGGCTGAGCCTGGCCTTGAGAACGTCCACTGTGCTGCTCCGTGGATTAGCCTTATGCTAATTTGTTTAACATTCCtctttttgtctgctttcctgGCAAAAACCTTCCTAGAACTGTTGTATGGGCAAAACCAAGCTTTTCAGgtgctgtttgtttgcttgctgaAATGGAATAAACACCAgaaggaaaattactttttctttaaattttttttccttaaatcaaGGCTTGTGTGCTGGTACTGGGAGGACTTTGGTGATAAAAATTCAAGGGGTGCcaaaaaaacctagaaaaaaaacagtcagcttaactgaaaacataaaaaattgCCTACTTTTcaagcttaaaaagaaaataagtcatgtatgcaaacacttttttttttaccagttgtttcctttccctttctagGCTAAAACTGCCGAAGGCTGGGAAGTCGTGGGAACGGTCAGCAAGCCTGAGGATGCAGAAAACATTCCTGTCATCAGCTGCTTGGAATTTCAGTGGAGTAAACCCGTTATTATAGTGATAGGTATTTCAATTTACAGAGCTTTGGGCTTGGTGGAAGTGCACGTGCGAGGGAACGATGGGGGTGATGTAGAGGATACTTGCAAAGGGTGCTGTCTTTTGTGGGCAGAGTTTGGGATTGTGCAGCCTCCCAGAAGGTGAAGAAAAAGGGAGTGGTGTCCTCATGGCAGCTAGAGAAAGAAATTCACCCAGGGGTGCTGCTCTAGGCACCCTTGTGTGGCCATGCCGTATCCCCCTGCTTTGTGTCACCTGTCACGAGAGCTGGTTTGAGATTTTACACTTGGAAGTAGTGTCATGCTGGTGATGAGCCATCGAGGGGCTGTAATCCTGCCCCATGCTCTGGTTTTCTTGGCTCAGAAGACATTCcttgaattaaaatgtttattgaaCCCCTAGAAATACTGACAAGACACCACCGCAAATCTGGCATCTCTACAAGATGTGTGGAGCTATATTATAAAGGGAGTAGGGAGGCTGGCAGCACGGCTGATGGACCACAAAGAAATGCATCCCAGAAATGACGACAACaccaggagagaggaagggggTGAGAGCGGCAGTGGTGTCGTTACCTTGAATTATGAGAGATTTCTCCAGGAAAAAGTCCAAATATCCTTTTGTCAAGGGAGATTGCAGGCTGATTGGTAGATGCATGAGGAGAGCTCCCGGACCTTGCAGCAGTAATGATTTCAACTCTCTGCTGAGCACTAActcttcactgaaaagaaaattgaacaTTACAGTCGTCTGATGCTGGGGTTGTTTGAAGAAATGTCCTAGATCTGAATATGTAGCGTACCTGCAGCCACaaacagagagcagcagagataATTTAGCGTGGTAGTGAGCTTCCTAGCATTGCACAGATTGTCCTGTAAGTTAAGTGTTTGCAGACTTGAATTCACCCCCCTGGCATCCTCGCTGGCTGGGCAGAGAGTGATTTGGACAGTCCAGCTTAATATCTGCGCTGGAGTCATTGCCGAAGGAGACAGGCAGGCTGGCTGCCCTGAAGACTGGGAGCCTTGTGCAAGCAGGAACAGATTGGGAGCAGTTAGATATCTGAGCAAGAAGAGTGTCTGGGTAATTTGTTCTTCTCACACGTTCAGCCTTTTGCTTGGGGTTTAAGGCTGTCCGTGGGATTGGTGGACTCTGGTCTTTGGGGCCTGTCAGTGAGGGCTGAAGCTAAGAGATGGAAGTCAAAGATCTGAAGTGGGAAGTGTTTTGTTCACCAGTATAAACTAGGATTTAATCTGATGCAGTCAATACTCCTTCCCTCGTGTCACACTCTGTGCAGGTCTTTTTGCCCTGAATTTATGGTTCCTAATTATTTTAAGCAGCCAGAGCCATAAAAAGCTTTGTAAAAGCTGGAAGCAAAATTGCTGCCTTTATTAGGAATCGTAAGACCCTTatcagagagaggagaggattGCTCCAGGAGCCGTGGCACCTCTGGCAATAGCTGCTGGCCCAGTTGGAGAGTCCCGTGAGACTGTGGTTTGAGAGGCTCAGGAGACAAATATGTCTGTGAGTCGTAAAACTTCTCTGTGTTGCGTCTGAGGTTCAGCTGGGGTTGGGGTCTGGCTGTTGAAGGGGAACATTTGGCTTCCAGCACACTGAGCCTGTTTTATCAGAGGGTGAGCACGTCTTTGAAACAAGCTGGGTATTCTTGCAGCCGTGTAGCTGTCTGTGTAGCTCTAAATAATGAATGTGGAAGAATTCTTTGGGGAGCTGAGCGGGCTGGGAGGTCTGTGGTCTTCTGCATTTTCACTTGTCTGCACGCAGGATTGTTTAAAGCCTctccctttccatttccctttgtGACAGTGTGAGTCAAACAACTACTAATGACCTGGGATAGATTTCAACTCTGTTTCACCAGTGTATCAGCCCAAACATATCAGGGCTGTTGGATGGTTTAACAACTAATCAATTGAAGCCTCTGGTTAAGCCGTCTGCATTCACAAGTTGCACCCAGCTGGTGGTACTGTGTGCTGAAAAGGCTGAACCCGTCACTATCGATAGGGATGTGGGATTTGCTGGACCAGATCAGGCCTGTGGCATCTTGTCTGCCATGGCCCTCTGGCAGCAGCCCGTCTGCTGGCACGGTGGCTGCTTGCACAGGGGGTCTTTGCAGTCAGGCTACAAGGCTCTGCGCTTTACGCTGTGCACGCAGGCGTGATGCACAGATATTCCTCAAAAACACTGCAGGTACTGGAGATCAGATCTGGGGAGGCTGGGCCAGGAAGGGAAGGCAGGTAAGGTGCCTGTCTCACCTCTGGTAGTTCTTGGCTGTTGTTGCATGGGAGCTGGTGGGGTTGCTGGTGAGCTTAGGGGCAGGGTGTAGTTGTGACAGAGCATTAGCAAGAACCGTActctggaggggaaaaagggatgTGGCAGTGGCTGTGAGCTGACCTGAACAGTGTCTTTGTTCTGCAGGTAGTGAAGGTGACGGACTTTCCCTAGAGACACAGCTCTTGTGCCATCGGATGCTGGCCATACCCCCTGGCAGAGCGCTTCACCCCGGGATCGAGTCGCTGAACGTCTCTGTTGCTACTGGTAAAAACAGTTCTGAGCACAAAGGCATCATAGGCCAAATTTCTGTATGTAGAAATCAAACATTCAGGCCTGCAGAACAATTTtcttgtggtttaaaaaaaggtcttttttttattaaaatttatttttactttcctaCAGGTATTCTGCTGCACTCCATCTGCAGCCAGAAGCTGAGGCACAGTGTTTGAATTGTTTATGTGGCGGAGGAAGCTGCTGGGCATTTTGGGGCTGTGCTCTGTTGGTGTGGGTATGGAAGTGCTCTTCCTGGGGTCTTCACCGCCGCTGCGAGTTACAGGGAGAGCCCTGCTGACCTGAGCTGCATCTTGGCTGATGTGTGATGCCACCAGAACCCTGGCTTAGCGCTGAAGTCAGACACCTGCGTGTAGTAGGTAACACCTCCCTCTGGCACCTCGGAGGAGCGGCCGTAAGgaagggaggcagagctgggttgTAAAAGCAGACAGCCAAATCCTTCAGTTTGTGCAGTAAAACACCCGGCGATGGCTGTGAGCTTTGTGCTTGTTGCGTGGGGGACTTGGTACAGTGCTCGTGCTGTGGAGAGAATTTAGGCTGCTGGTGAGGGCCAGGTGTGATCTGGGACTGCTCAGTAGCAATTCCTTCACGATGAGGCGCTTTCTCTCTTACATATTGCTGCTTGAATTCTGAAAACACACCGTATTATATGTGGTTGTAAACCAGGTGTGCAGCCCTGCCAAGGGATGGACATGGGCTGTTAGAAAAGAGCTGTAGTGGGGAGGAACGCAGCCCATCGAAATAAAGCCTCTGTAAAGACTGGTTGTGGACTCGAATCAATCCTTTCTGTGTCATATATAAATCCAGAGTGTGATTAGTGGAACAGAGCACTTCCTCCAGGTGGGAAGGGGAATCAGGAGCTTGTTCCATGGAAAGTTTCCTGATCCTTCTGGATGCTGAACTGCCCCAGCACCACTGTCCCTGCTGATGGCGtggagggggtggagggtggCTTCATTTGCAAATATCCTGGTTGAAAACCAGGCTGGCTAAATTATAAAGAACCAAATGAATGTTATCACTTAGCaccttaattattttatttagctaCTGTGGCCCTTTGCATAGGATTCCTCATTAACACTTAATTTACAGTGCCCTTTAGGGATAATTTCAAACAATTCAGCTTagtcttccccctcccccccttccaAATGAACAAGTAAATCACTCAGAGTGACTAATTAGGACTTTCCTTTGAGCTAAATGAAGTCTGTAAACGGGTCTGTGGATGTGGAGGTTTTTCCGATGAGTCCCTGGGAGGGCCCAGCCAGTGGGTGCTGCGGCagtggggggctgcggggctggggctgccccaggtGCCCGGGATGGGGGACGGGACGTGGAGCTCTGCGGCTGCCGTGGCCATGGGGACTTTGCCCAGCCTGTGAGGGAAGGGCAGATGTGGTGGCCGGCCACAGCCAATTGCCCAGCTTGGGCCTTATTTCCCTCTGTGCAGTGGCCACGGAGGTGTCTTGGGGCCACGGTTGCCCCCGTGCCCTGATGGGGGTCCTCGAGGAGCCCCGTGAGGTCTGTGCCCTCCTGGCTTGCAGGTGGGATCCTGCACATCTTCACATTGAAAGCTCTTGCTTTTCAAAGGTGTCGAGTACTCACTTCTGTGTCTGCGGCCGTGATGGAGAGGGCGCCTGGCGCGGCGGCGCGTGTCCTGAGCTGTGTCTGCCCCTTTGCCCTCTCCAGGGGAGGAGGACAAACCCCCAGTCCCTGTGAAACGATGCTGTGGTGCAAGCAGGGCTTTGTCCGAGTCTGACAGCGAGCTGGGCACTGAGTGACGGTGAGCTGGCGCATTGCTGGGACGGCAGCTCTTGCATTTTGTGGGCTgagtgtgtctttttttttccaatgctgCAATGAACGGGCTGGGGTCAGGGCGGCTGGGGGCCGAGGGGCTGCAGGCCAACCCCGCCGGGGCTGTCACAGCCATGGGTGCCCCAGCAGGGGGTGCCCCTGGCTCAGATTTGCtcatttttcagaggaaaaattcaGTGCTTGGTGCTAACTGAATCCTTCCTTTGGAGCAGCAGGGATGAGGATAAAGCCATTGCTTTATTCTTGACCTACAGGTCAGTATATGTATTTTTCCGATTTCATAGGAACTgcagtttctccttttttcttttttttttaatttatttgagcaGTACTTTAATAGAGGAGACACTTCACTGGCTTTGGTGTGTTTGGGAATGCCGGGCTGTCTCCACAGAGCACCTTGATTTGGCACTGGAGTATGGGACAAGGCTTACTGGGAGTTGCACGAGGCTGGAATGTGAAGAGGCAGGAATTTGTGTGTGTGACCAGGGCTGCAGCTCTGACTTTTGGCGTGAGAGCTGCAATACAGGCTGTTGTGAGTGCAGTAAATCCCACTCCGGACAGCTCTGCTCTTTGCATTTAACCCATTTCCCTCCGTGGTAACTTTTGGCCCCACTTTGTTTCACTGGGATCCCCTCCGCCGTCGCCTGGCCAGCTTTTGGGTGTATTTGCCACGGCTGATgatttctcctcctgccccagctccatcctgaGACCCCCAAGGAGCAAGGGGACCTCTGCACACTCGCACCCTCGGAGATGGAGCTTTGTGCTGTGCGCTTTGCCCCTGATCTAATAAATGCGATCCATTAATTGGATCATTGCTTGCTTCTCCAGTTAATTTCctggatatttttaaatgttaaaatgtagtttttatagtctttcattatttttagcCTTAAGCTTGACTATAATCGTCCCTGTAATGTAACTGTAAAAAACTCCTGGCTTTATATCATAAAGGAGGACATTAATTGTCATTTTTTGTGTACATCAGCAAGATCAAAACATGCTTCCTGATTACTTCTGTTTGTACATACAGTGTCTTTGATATTTAGATATGaataaagtgtgtgtgtgtaatttgAAAGTCAattcttccctccctgctgcttgTCATGGATTCCCTTCAGAGGCTTGTTTAccaaattgattttaaaatttagtaaTTGCCCTTCCAAAATGATTTCTCAATAATCAAAGTGTCTCTGAGCACAGTGGCAAAATATTTGTCCTCCTTGGTTCAGAAGATGCGCTCCACGCCTTGGCCTTTTTATCCTCAGGCGAGGGCGAACACAAATCTTTTCATCCCCCCAAAACCAGCTCCAGGGAGAACTGCCTGCGCGAGAAGCTCAGCTCATGCCCcagattttgcttttgtgcACAGATTATCAACACGACTGAAAAAATCCCCTTCCATCACATCCATGGCTGGGTCCTGACGAGGTttgctgaggctggaagggcTTTGGGACAGAGAGCACCTTCTTTGTCGTTGCAAAGCCCGAGGTGGTACCAGGGCTGAAGGGAACACGcggtcctggggctggggcaggagcaccAACGGCGCCCACGGGGCTCCTTCCTCGCTGGCGGTGGGGAATCCTCATCCGCGTTTGTAAATGTAATCAACCTTGAGGTCTTGTTACTTCCACAGGTGCAATTAACATTACCATCTGCTAATCCGTGATTAACGATGTTTACAAATATGCTACAACATGTTAAAACGTGCTGGCACTcttctttgctttccctttttcacCCCCCTCCCCGTTCCGGCGCGGGAGCTgtgccggcggcggcggcgcgggagGGCTTTCCCGGCGGAGAGCTCCCCTTGTACCCCTCTGTTAATTCACAGACACTTTGTTTTCATCATTTAAAAGTGCTGTTAAACTCCAAACCAGCTGCAGGAATGACAAGTTCAAATCAGAAGGTCAGTGCTGCTAAATGGGATTTAATTGCACGGGGGCTGAGGTACCAAACTGATGAATCTGAATAATAAAACTTTGTGGGGAGCGACATATGGTGCAGTTTAACGTAAATTTTTATTGATCGTCCCACAACTGATGTGTTAATGGGATGGCAGTCTTGGCTTTGGGTTTGATATTGATGTGGAGTTTTAATAATGTCACACAGGAATATTGTGGAGgggtttataatttttttttaagaaagtgtGTTTTCTATTAAgtgcctttttcttcttaacaCAGAGAGGAATACATTATGTCGCTGCTGTATGTCCTCCAGATCTAGGTTACGTGTAATTGCTCGGTAATTGGTAGAACCATGTAAAAGCCATGGTATTTGCCAGTAAACCCTCCTAAGTTACCATGAAATTGAAGTGTGATATTTATTCTCTACAAAACTTGCTATCCAAATACCGTGTACGCTCAGGTTTGGTCACCGCAGAGGCGTTCCTGCAGTGGCTGTGCCGCGCGTAACGCCCGCACGGCTCGGGTTTTGCCCCAGTATCATCCTAACGACCGGGGGGGACGACTGACTGGGAGGTTAAGGGGTTATTTTCCTTCAAGGGAAGATGCTTTAACCTCCCTTGGGCTTCGGTC
This genomic window contains:
- the MRM1 gene encoding rRNA methyltransferase 1, mitochondrial; protein product: MERALKSAVRRAVGLSAGNGGRWWRGVRYRCAREPRPPPAAGRDEDRPPRGGDGGGQLPPPALPEVSRVVTDPWASPGGLAPQSQPRPWHKSYERGARRAAPATREPWSLREGDVSKARQRLERRPLSMERTKGSEILFGIAPCSLALSQSRRDLFRLFLKQSSGPRRLVMSEFVLQATARGVPVHHVKRRELDALCRGQVHQGVCLEATPLRFKSLEEAEKPDLRDEGNPNRQLIWLVLEQIQDPMNLGALLRSAYFLGVDRVVTSQRNSCPLTPTVSKASSGAMEVFDVYSTDDLRSFLKAKTAEGWEVVGTVSKPEDAENIPVISCLEFQWSKPVIIVIGSEGDGLSLETQLLCHRMLAIPPGRALHPGIESLNVSVATGILLHSICSQKLRHSV